The Thermotoga caldifontis AZM44c09 genomic interval TCTTCATCAGATGGTGGAAGAACTTCGGAGATCTGTTGTAATCCAGCAGGCCGTTCGCCTCCCAGGCGATGTCGGAGAACTCGGTGATCACGTAACCACTTATCGTGGATTGTAAGCGTATCGCTTCAGCCTGATATTTCAATCCGAAGAACTGATGTAGCTGTGCTTGGTAGATCAGATCGTCCAGGTTGTGAAACTGTGCCATCTTCTCCATCGCCTTGGCAGGTTCAGAACCTTCAAAGCTTTTACCCATCACGGTGATGGGAAATTTCGACCAATCTTTTGTCCAGCCCTTCGGGTCCGAAAGTCCCCAGACGCCGAATTCCGAAACGAGCTTTGGAAGCTTGCGGGTGGGCCTTTCAAGGAAAGTTTCGTAGCTACCAATGGCGAAATCTTCGATTCTCTTTTTCCACTGCTCGTTGTGGTACGGAAAGGCGTTGTAGAAGTGGTAGTCATCGATGTCGGACACAACGTGGTAGTTCCATGGACAGGCGGAGTTGTCCACGTAGAGACGCGTTGGGTCTATGGATTTCGCTCTTTCGTAGAGACTCCTTATCCAGTTCTTCGTTTCTTCGGAGGCGTTCTTCGAAAGGTCTATCCCCCAGCTTTCGTTGATCAGGCTCAGAATCACGAAAGATGGATGGTTCACGTGGCGTTTCAGCACGTTTTCCAGAAGGTTCTCCAGATACTTTCTGCCATCTTCATCCAGTTCTCTCGCGTACGGAAGATCGATCCATACTAAGATCCCAAGCTCATCCGCGACTTCAAGGTAGTCCTGGTCGGGTACCTTCACGTGATACCTGAGCAGGTTGAGCCCCATCTCTTTGGCTTTGAGCATCTCGTGGAGGAGCTTTTCCCGCTCTGGAAGAATATAGTGCGTGTCGGGGTAGAAGTTCTGATCGAGCGCTCCGAAGATGTAGACAGGTTCCCCGTTGAGGAGTATTTTCCCATCTTCTGCTTCGACGTATCTGAGGCCGAACCTCACCTCCAGCTTTTCATTTGCAAATTCCACGATCAGTCTGTAGAGTCTCGGATTGGACAGATCCCAGAGCATGGGATTTTCGACTTCGAACGTGAATCTGTCGTGGTTGTAATTCCTTTGCCAGACTTCGCGTCCCAGAGGATCTATGAGAACGGCTTTGAATTCGTGTGGCTTTCCGTCTGAAAAATGAACTTCGCAGTCGACGGTCCTCAGATCTTTCCTCGGAAGCACCCTGATCGAATCTACATACGTTTCTTCAACGATCCAGAGCTCAACTTTCTGGACCATTCCACACGCGTTACCGTACCAGTCCTGCTTGCCCGCAACGATGTTGGATTGCTCTGAAAGATCGACGTCCGAAACGAATATCTTCAGACTGTCTTTCCCGTTGAACCTCAATTGGTCGGTGATGTCCACCTTGAACGCATCGTAGCCGCCCACGTGGTGTAACAGCTCAGAATCGTTCACGAAGATCACAGAATCGTAGTCGATCCCATGGAAATAGAGGAGTATTCTCTTCTTTTCGAATCCTCTCAGATCGAGCGTTTTTTTGTAGATGACATGATTGCATCGATCTTTCACCTTCTCCCAGGGCACCTCGTGTGGCAGGTTCACTTCACTGTAATGAATTCCATCCAGAGAGAAGCTCCAGCCCTCGTTCAGGTTCAACCTCAACTTCACCACCCCTCACCTGAGACTCAGCACCACTCCACGTGTCAAATACCTTTGCATGAAGACGTAAACCACGATCACAGGTAAGGAAGCTATGACGTTTGCCGCCATTATAGGTCCATAGCGTATGTTCACATCCGAGCCAGCGAGTGCCACCAAACCTACCGGTAACGTGTACATCTTGTCAGAAGTCATCACTATGAGTGGCCAGAAGAAGTCGTTCCAGATCCATGTGAAGTGTAGGACCGCCACGGTCACCACCGC includes:
- a CDS encoding glycoside hydrolase family 2 protein; protein product: MKLRLNLNEGWSFSLDGIHYSEVNLPHEVPWEKVKDRCNHVIYKKTLDLRGFEKKRILLYFHGIDYDSVIFVNDSELLHHVGGYDAFKVDITDQLRFNGKDSLKIFVSDVDLSEQSNIVAGKQDWYGNACGMVQKVELWIVEETYVDSIRVLPRKDLRTVDCEVHFSDGKPHEFKAVLIDPLGREVWQRNYNHDRFTFEVENPMLWDLSNPRLYRLIVEFANEKLEVRFGLRYVEAEDGKILLNGEPVYIFGALDQNFYPDTHYILPEREKLLHEMLKAKEMGLNLLRYHVKVPDQDYLEVADELGILVWIDLPYARELDEDGRKYLENLLENVLKRHVNHPSFVILSLINESWGIDLSKNASEETKNWIRSLYERAKSIDPTRLYVDNSACPWNYHVVSDIDDYHFYNAFPYHNEQWKKRIEDFAIGSYETFLERPTRKLPKLVSEFGVWGLSDPKGWTKDWSKFPITVMGKSFEGSEPAKAMEKMAQFHNLDDLIYQAQLHQFFGLKYQAEAIRLQSTISGYVITEFSDIAWEANGLLDYNRSPKFFHHLMKTINQPVVCVVPDHRSILLEAEEYRAQIYAVNNTLKQLEAELLVRTERNILKKVCVKLEPWSAQKVANVQAQIEPNAQYVFLELFEGEELLSRNFYPVMVLGKKKGNDIDIVWVDAENFNDDELFCINENDKIYGVLDFSGDWLSAITIFNTKRHVNLAALLWGLGELATDKLLFSKDPSTMNTENSLISKIIGWGYACASLLYVRENDHKKQILTTLKRCELSESLIREIL